Within the Streptomyces vilmorinianum genome, the region GTCGTCGACAACGAGACCGCCCGGGACCCGCGGGCCTTCCACGCGCTGCTGCGCCGCGAGCGGGTGACCGTCCTCAACCAGACGCCGTCCGCCTTCCGCAACCTCGTGAACGCGGACACGGACGCCGGGGCGCTCAGCCTGCGGTACGTCGTCTTCGGCGGCGAGAAGCTGGACTACCGCGCGCTCACGCCATGGACCGACCGGCACGGCCTGGACACGCCCGCCCTGGTCAACATGTACGGCATCACCGAGACCACCGTGCACGTCACCTGGAAGCGGATCTCGGCCGCCGACTTGGCCGGCGAGGGCCTCAGCCCGATCGGCGAGCCGATCTCCGACCTACGGGTCGACATCCTCGACGAGGACGGCAACTCCCTGCCGCTCGGCGAGGAAGGCCTGATCCACGTCGCGGGCGCGGGTGTCGCCCGCGGCTATCTGAACCACCCCGAGCTCACCGCGGAGCGCTTCTTCGAGCGCACCGAGCCCGACGGCACCACGTCACGCTGGTACGACTCCGGCGACCGCGGGGTGCAGACCGCCCCCGGCGTGTTCGCCTACGCCGGCCGCGCCGACCGCCAGCTGAAGATCCGCGGCTACCGCGTCGAGCCCGGCGAGATCGAGACCGTACTGAAGAAGCACCCGGCCGTACGGGACGCGGTCGTCCTCGCCGCCGACTTCGGCCCCGGCGACCCGCGCCTGGTCGCCTACCCCGTCACCGAGGCGGGCGCCGCGAGCGAGCGGCTCGCCGAGGAGCTGAAGGACGCCGTCGCCGCCGCGCTGCCCGCCTACATGGCCCCCTCGGCCTACCTGCCCATCGACGAGCTTCCGGTCACCGTGAACGGCAAGCTCGACGAGTCGGTGCTGCGCAAGCGGCTCGAGCTCAGGCTCGCCGAGACCGCCCACAGCGCCCAGCACCAGCAGCAGCGGACGACGTCGGTCGAGGAGACCCTGCGCGGCATCTGGGCGGAGGTGCTCGGCACCGACGCCATCGCGGACACCGACGAATTCTTCGACCTCGGCGGTACGTCGTTCTCGCTGATTCACATGCTCAGCGTCGTCAACGACCGATTCAAGCTCAGCCTGAATGTCGGCACCCTCGCGGAAGGCGCGAACATCGCCGCCCTCGCGGCCGCCGTCAAGAACCAGCTCGCCCTCGTCTCCCACTAGGAGTAGCGGAATGACCACCGAGGCCCAGAAGTCGTTCGCCCTTTCCGAGGAAGAGATAGCCACCTTCCACCGGCAGGGATTCATCGGTCCCTTCACGCTCTACCAGCCCGACGAGATGCGGGAGATCTGGCGCAGGACCCGGCTGCAGATGCTCGACCGCAGCCACGCGGTCTACCCGGACGACGAGCTCTCCGGCGCCACCAACATCTCCAACTACGACCGCCACCTCGACAACGACTTCCTCGCCGCCCACATCGGCAGGCGCGAGATCGTCGACCGCGTCGCCTCCATCCTGGGCCCGGACGTCATCTGCTGGCGTACGGAGTTCTTCCCCAAGCACCCCGGCGACGAGGGCACCGACTGGCACCAGGCGGACACCTTCGCCAACGCCTCCGGCACCCCGCAGATCCTGTGGCCGGACAACGCCGAGTTCGGCGGCACCATCACCGTCTGGTCCGCCTTCACCGAGGCGAAGGTGGAGAACGGCTGTCTGCAGTTCATCCCCGGCACGCACCAGCAGATGAACTACGACGAGACCAAGAAGATGCACTACGACCCGAACTCGATCAACGGGGTCGACAAGGACGGTGTGCGCCGCGGCTTCTTCGGCTACGACTACCGCGAGCTGCAGGTCGACCCGGACTGGAAGCCGGACGAGGACGCCGCCGTCTCGCAGATCATGGAGCCGGGCCAGTTCATCATCTTCTGGTCGACGCTGATGCACGCCTCGCACCCGCACGACGGTCTCACCAACGAGATGCGGATGGGCTTCGCCTCCCGCTACGTGCCCTCCTCGGTCTCCGTCTACCCGGGCAGCGACCACATCGAGGAGTACGGCGGCCGGATCAGCCTGGAGCGCTACGGCAGCGTCCTGGTCAGCGGCGAGAACAGGAACCCCGGCAACCGCATGGTCACCGAGACCACCCGCGGGATGAAGTTCTGAGATGACCACCACAACCCTGAGCGTGGCCGAGGTCCTGGAGCTCTGCCAGCCCCTGCTCGGCGCGGCCGCGCAGACCCTGCGGGTCTTCCCCGTCGGCGAGCGGGCCGGCGAGGAGTACGGGCCGGAGGCCGTCGCGCGGTGCAACGAGGTCCTGGCCGCCATCGGCTCCTCGTACGGCCTGACGGTCCCCCGCTTCGTCTCGCCCGCCCCG harbors:
- a CDS encoding amino acid adenylation domain-containing protein, producing MNPGAISSESLDDSLTLHENFERVAARFPESVAVTDGRSQLTYRELDARAGRLARALRAAGAGRDQRVGLCVERGTDLVVGLLGILKAGAGYVPVDPAYPAERRDFVLGSCDAGVVVASTATAALTGGRTAVLVDALPETDADTPEDTPEATPAGHTAADASSLAYVIFTSGSSGEPKGVLVEHRNAVRLFTATAPVFGFDETDVWSNFHSAAFDFSVWEIWGALLHGGRLVVVDNETARDPRAFHALLRRERVTVLNQTPSAFRNLVNADTDAGALSLRYVVFGGEKLDYRALTPWTDRHGLDTPALVNMYGITETTVHVTWKRISAADLAGEGLSPIGEPISDLRVDILDEDGNSLPLGEEGLIHVAGAGVARGYLNHPELTAERFFERTEPDGTTSRWYDSGDRGVQTAPGVFAYAGRADRQLKIRGYRVEPGEIETVLKKHPAVRDAVVLAADFGPGDPRLVAYPVTEAGAASERLAEELKDAVAAALPAYMAPSAYLPIDELPVTVNGKLDESVLRKRLELRLAETAHSAQHQQQRTTSVEETLRGIWAEVLGTDAIADTDEFFDLGGTSFSLIHMLSVVNDRFKLSLNVGTLAEGANIAALAAAVKNQLALVSH
- a CDS encoding chlorinating enzyme, yielding MTTEAQKSFALSEEEIATFHRQGFIGPFTLYQPDEMREIWRRTRLQMLDRSHAVYPDDELSGATNISNYDRHLDNDFLAAHIGRREIVDRVASILGPDVICWRTEFFPKHPGDEGTDWHQADTFANASGTPQILWPDNAEFGGTITVWSAFTEAKVENGCLQFIPGTHQQMNYDETKKMHYDPNSINGVDKDGVRRGFFGYDYRELQVDPDWKPDEDAAVSQIMEPGQFIIFWSTLMHASHPHDGLTNEMRMGFASRYVPSSVSVYPGSDHIEEYGGRISLERYGSVLVSGENRNPGNRMVTETTRGMKF